Genomic segment of Pseudomonadota bacterium:
CCGCCCATCTCGCGCCCGTCGGGGAAGATGAGCAGCCAGTCGATGACGTCGTCTTCGGCGCACTGCAGCGTCTGGCCGGCGTGCAGGTCGGTGCGGTGGCGCGGGTGGGTGGCCAGGCGCCCGCGCACGAGGTCGTCGTACCAGCTGGCCACGTGGATCCACATGAACTCCTTGCTGCCATCGGGCAGCGGGAAGCCGCGCTTGACGTAGACGTCGTGCCCGCCGGGCAGCCCCTTCTGGAAGCGGCGCTTGAGCTCGGGGAGCTCGGCCATGGCCTTCTCGGTGGCGGCCTGCATGGGGTCTTGCGCGGCTCGCGCGGCCTCGCTCTCCGTGATTTCGGTGATCTGGCCTCCGAGCAGCTCGGCCAGCAGGGGGGCGATCCAGTTGCGGGGGTCGCCGCGGAAACCGGGGGGAGGCTCGAGTCGCAGGGTGGCCTCCTGCGCGGCAGAGGCCGGGACGTACGACAGGTGGGCAAGCACGGCGCGCTTCGCGTTCGGCTGGGTGTCGATCTTCCAGGCGATGCGTCGAAGAGCCTCATGGTCGAGATCGATGCGGGTCTGCGCGGGCACGATGAGGCGCGTCGAACTGCCCAGTGGCGTGGCGGCAAGCTGGCGGCGAGCGCGATGCACCAGAACCTGGGCGAGCAGCTGCAGCACGAGGGCGGTCTGGGGCTGCAGGTCGGCGGCCACGTAGTCGATCTGAATGAGGGGCAGCTGAAACTTCTTCAGCCCGCGCAGCACGAGATGGGCGCGGCCCTCGCGCTGGGGGATCGAGAGGATGGTGACGTGGTCGGCCACGCGCACGCCGCTCTCGATGCGGCGGGTGTAGAGCCGGATGGGAACCAGGCGGGGAACGTCCCGGTCGAGTACGATGCCGGCGTGCTGTAGCGCGATGGCCCGGCTCGCGGCGAGCACGTTCCAGAGCGCGAGCCGCGGCTCGTGCAGCTCTGAGGCGCTCACCGTGATCTCGTGGGTGGCGCGCGACAGGCGCCCTTCTTCTGTCTCGGTGGCGCCGGCCTGGCGCAGGGCCGTCAGGGCGGGCGCGGGGGTGCGTCCCACCTCGTTGACGCGAATGTCGAGAGGATGGGCCTCGAGCCAGGTGTGCAACGAGGTGCGCAGGGGGTCTTCGCAATACCGCTCGAGCCAGTCGGCGCAGGTGCGGCGGAGCATGTCGGTCGTGGGCACGGTGGCGCCCGTGGCGACCCAGATCGACTGGGTGTAGGTGTGCCGGGTGTGCAGCGCAATCTCGATGTCAGCCATCGGCCCCCAAGTTCACCGATCGCCCCACGGGTTCCTCGTCTCCGGGAGCGGTGGCGGGGCAGCCGAGGAAAAACTCCGCTCTTGGGTGGGGCTGTTCACATCTCGGTCAGCAATGTTCACGAACGTGTCGCTGATGTTCACATCGCGCTCACACTTCGTTAACCGAACCATGCCGAGGGGTTCACATCCCCCGCCTATGATGAGGGGGACAGAACGGCGCGAGACGCCAGTCGTGAGAGGATGGAACCACACAATGCAGCTCATCTCGATGATCTCGATGTTCACCCCCCAGCAGTCGTCCCCCGCGCAGGGCATGATGGGCGCCATCGTGCAGGGCGGATGCTTCTCTCAGGGAGAGGCGATGGGCAACCCGATGGGCGAGCTGGTCTCCCTCAGCAAGATGGCGATGCGGATGCTCTCCGGCGCGAACCGCCGTCACGCCCACGGCCACCGTCACCACTTCCACCACGTGCGTCCCCAGGCGAGCAAGATGGGCGGCGCGAACACGAACCGCGCCCAGGGCCTTCAGCGCGAGATCCAGACCCTTCATCAGCAGCTCGCCCAGTACGCCCAGAAGGGCGACAGCGCCAATGCCGCCGCGACCATGGCGCTCATCGCCCGTGACCAGCAGATGCAGGTGGCCGCGATGCAGGGTCTCGACGTCTGAAAAAGGCGTACGCAGCCTGTCCGGCTGACCTCTCGTGTGGCAGGCGGCGCGTCGCCGTCTACAGCAGGCGACGCTGCACCTTGCCCGCGCTCGTTCGGGGGAGGGCCTTCTCGATCTTCACCAGCGCGGGAACCTTCCAGGGGCTCAGGCGCCCGGCGCAGAACTCGATCACCTCGGTGGCCCTGAGTCGCTCGCCATACCGCGGCACGACGTGGGCCCGCAGTACGACGCCGCCGTCGCTGAACACGCCGGTGACCGCGGCCTCTCGTATCCTGGGGTGCTCGAACAGCACCTCTTCCACGTCGCGCGGGTAGACGTCGTGCCCGTCGATGCGGATGACGTCGCAGGCGCGTCCGAGCACCTGGAAGTAGCCGTCGGCGTCCATGGTGGCCAGGTCGCCGGTGCGCAGCCACCCGTCGCGGAATGCCTGTCGCGTCTCGTCGTCTCGGTTCCAGTAGCCCGCCATCAGCTGGGGGCCGCGAACCTCGAGCTCACCGATCTCGCCCACCTCCCGCTCGGCACCGCTCGACGGGTCGACCACCCGCGCGTCAGTTGACGGCAGCGGCACGCCGATGCTCGCCGGACGGGGGGCGTTGAACGGGTTTGCGTGGGTGACGGGACCGGCCTCGGTGAGGCCGTACCCTTCGATGACCCGCCCCTTGGTGAGCCGCTCGAACGCCTCGCGCACCTCGACCGGAAGCGGGGTTCCGCCGCTCACACAGGCACGGATGGAGCCGAGGGCGTACGTCTTCACCCGAGGATGGTTCACCAGCGACACATACATGGCGGGCACGCCCGGGAAGATGGTGGGGCGATGCCTCCCGATGAGCGAGAGCACGTCGCTCGACTTGAAGCGCGGCACGAGCAGCAGGCGCGCGCCGAGCGACAGGCCGAGGTTCATGAACGACAGCCCGAACGAGTGTGAGAGCGGCACCGCCGCCAGCACCACCTCCCGGCCTTCCTCAGCGTCGGTGAGCAGCAGGCGGGTCTGCTCGGTGTTCGCGATGACGCCGCGGTGGGTGAGCATCACAGCGCGGGGCCGCATCGATGTTCCGCTCGTGTAGGCCAGCACGGCCACGGCTTCCGGGGAGGCCGGCGGGGACGAGGCCTCTGCTCGCCCCACCTCGGTGGCCTGGCTCTGGGCATCCTCGATGAGATCGCGCATCCAGAGCAGGTCTGCAGCGCGGGCCGCTGTCATCGCTCCCCGCCGATCGAAGAGGCTCACGAAAGCGCCCCGCATCGTGGGAAGGTAGTCGCGCATGCGCGTCACCACAACCTGCGCGGCTGGCACGCCGGCCTCGAGCAGCGCGGGGAGCATGGGGCGTATCGCCACGATGAAGCGGGGGCTGCAGTCACGCACCTTGTAGGCGATGTCGTCGGCCGGCGACAGCGGGTCGCACAGGGCCACCACCGCGCCCGCCTCGAGCGCCCCGTAGAATGCGATCACGGCCTGCGGGATGTTGGGAAGGGCCAGCATCACGCGCTCTCCAGGGCGCAACCCCTTGGCGACGAGCGCTCTTCCGAACGCATTGACCTGGGTGGCCAGCTCGGCGTAGGTGAGGTCGTATTCGTAGTAGGTGAGGGCCACGCGGTCCGGCCACCGGCGCGCGGCCTCACCGACCCGATCACCCAGCAGCCCTTCCGGTGTGTGGATGTCGGCGGGAACGCCAGGGTCGTAGTGCGATAGCCAGGGACGGCGTCGGGTCATGGGGCCGCTTCCACCTCTTCGGCCGTGCCGCGCCAAGACATCACCCGCTTCTCGAGGAAGCGCGCGAGGGCGCGGTTCACCGCGTCAGGGCGCTCGATGAGCGGCATGTGCGCGGCGTGTCGGATGATCTCGATGCGGGCGTCGCGGATGCGATCCGCCATCATCTGTGACGCCAGCCGGGGCACGACGCGGTCGCGCTCGCCGATGATCACCAGCGTGGGGGCTTCGATATGCCCGAGGAGGTTCTCCCCGTTGAACGGGAACACGCAGCGGGGCACGAACTTCTGCAGCACGTGGGCCGAGCACGACAGGCGTCCGGGCGCGAGTCGCTTGATGAGCTCGAGGGTCCAGGGGGGCAGCTTGAGCACGACCTTGAGGAAGCCGTTCAAGGGGATGAGGCTGGCCGTGGCCATCAGCACCAGCTGATCGACCCGCTCCGGATGGCGCGTGGCGTACGTCATGCCGAGGGCGCCGCCGAACGAGTGCGCGACGACTGCAAACCGCGGCGGCAGCGCGAGCCGATCGACCAGCCGCTCGATGTCGTGCATGAGCTCGTCGAGGGCGTAGGTGCTGTCCGGCGCGTCGGACAGGCCGTGCCCGCGCAGGTCTGGCGCCACGCAGCGCCACTCCGCAGAGAAGTGGGCAATCATGTGCCGCCAGTGCGTCGCGTTGCCGCCGGCGCCGTGAATGAAGAGAATCGCCTGGCTCGCGTTCGGCGGCCCCACGTCGATGACGCTCATGGTCATCGGCGGGTCGCTGTCGAGCTCGATACGTCGACGTTGCTCCATGGCGGGCAAGCCTTCGTCAGCGAGGGCAGCGGTTCCCGCGAAGGGTGAGATCATCGGGGTCGGGTCGTGAGGTCGGGGTCGAGCCGGACAGAGGGGTTCGGCCTTCGTATGCTGAACCAACCGCCGCCATGTCCGAAAATCCTACCGCTCCCCAGAAGAAGAAGCTGCTCACGCCCACTCTCATCCGCGATGTCGACAAGTGGGTCGGCGTTCCCCTGTGCTTCCTGCTGACCTGCCTGCGCAGCCTCTTCAAGCTGCTGCGGGGCGGTCGCGAGCGGGTTCGCGGTCCACTCGAGAAGATTCTCTTCATCAAGATGACCGAGCTCGGCGCTACCCTCATCGCCCATCCGGCCATCACGCGGGCCATCGAGCTCGTGGGGCGAGACAACGTCTACTTCTGGGTGTTCGAGGAGAATCGGGCCATCCTCGAGCTGCTCGACGTGATCCCTCGCGAGAACATCCTCACGGTGCGCACCGACAAGCCGCTGCAGTTCGTCGGCGACGTCGTCAGATCGATTCTCACGCTGCGCCTGAAGCGCATCGACGCCACCATCGATCTCGAGTTCTTTGCCCGCGCCTCGGCCATCTTCGCCTACCTCTGTGGAGCGCGCCGTCGCGTGGGCCTGCACCCCTTCACCAACGAGGGGCCCTATCGCGGTGACCTGATGACGCATCGCGTGGCCTACAACGCCTATGTGCACACCTCGGTGATGTCGCAGCTGCTGGTCGAGTCGCTGGTGGCCGATCCCGACGATCTGCCCCTCCTGAAGAGCGTGCCCCCGCCGCGCCAGGGGTCGGTGCCCCAGTATCAGCCCAGCCAGGCCGATCTCGATCAGGTTCGCGCCCTGCTGGGCGAGCAGGGAGTCGGCGAAGGGGCGGCCATCGTGCTGCTGAACCCCAACGCCAGTGATCTGCTGCCGTTGCGCAAGTGGCCCACCGAGCGCTTCGAGAGCCTTGCGCGACGCATCCTCGATGCGCATCCGGAGGTGACGGTGGTCTTCACGGGAGCGCCTGCCGAAGCAGCCCAGGCCGAGGGCCTGGTGCGCGCGCTCGGGTCGTCGCGCGCGGTGTCGATGGCGGGGCGAACGAGCATGCGCCAGCTGCTCACGCTGTATGGGCTGTCACGCGTTCTCGTCACCAACGACAGCGGTCCGGCGCACTTCTCGGCCATGTCGGCCGTGCACACCATCACCCTGTTCGGGCCGGAGACGCCGCTGCTCTACGCGCCCCTCGGCGGTCGCGGGTCGGTGGTGTGGGCGGGTCTGGCCTGCAGCCCCTGCGTGAACGTCTTCAACCATCGC
This window contains:
- a CDS encoding glycosyltransferase family 9 protein; amino-acid sequence: MSENPTAPQKKKLLTPTLIRDVDKWVGVPLCFLLTCLRSLFKLLRGGRERVRGPLEKILFIKMTELGATLIAHPAITRAIELVGRDNVYFWVFEENRAILELLDVIPRENILTVRTDKPLQFVGDVVRSILTLRLKRIDATIDLEFFARASAIFAYLCGARRRVGLHPFTNEGPYRGDLMTHRVAYNAYVHTSVMSQLLVESLVADPDDLPLLKSVPPPRQGSVPQYQPSQADLDQVRALLGEQGVGEGAAIVLLNPNASDLLPLRKWPTERFESLARRILDAHPEVTVVFTGAPAEAAQAEGLVRALGSSRAVSMAGRTSMRQLLTLYGLSRVLVTNDSGPAHFSAMSAVHTITLFGPETPLLYAPLGGRGSVVWAGLACSPCVNVFNHRFSPCRNNVCMQAITVEDVYVKVAEALSASAVAR
- a CDS encoding alpha/beta fold hydrolase — protein: MISPFAGTAALADEGLPAMEQRRRIELDSDPPMTMSVIDVGPPNASQAILFIHGAGGNATHWRHMIAHFSAEWRCVAPDLRGHGLSDAPDSTYALDELMHDIERLVDRLALPPRFAVVAHSFGGALGMTYATRHPERVDQLVLMATASLIPLNGFLKVVLKLPPWTLELIKRLAPGRLSCSAHVLQKFVPRCVFPFNGENLLGHIEAPTLVIIGERDRVVPRLASQMMADRIRDARIEIIRHAAHMPLIERPDAVNRALARFLEKRVMSWRGTAEEVEAAP
- a CDS encoding DUF2314 domain-containing protein, producing the protein MADIEIALHTRHTYTQSIWVATGATVPTTDMLRRTCADWLERYCEDPLRTSLHTWLEAHPLDIRVNEVGRTPAPALTALRQAGATETEEGRLSRATHEITVSASELHEPRLALWNVLAASRAIALQHAGIVLDRDVPRLVPIRLYTRRIESGVRVADHVTILSIPQREGRAHLVLRGLKKFQLPLIQIDYVAADLQPQTALVLQLLAQVLVHRARRQLAATPLGSSTRLIVPAQTRIDLDHEALRRIAWKIDTQPNAKRAVLAHLSYVPASAAQEATLRLEPPPGFRGDPRNWIAPLLAELLGGQITEITESEAARAAQDPMQAATEKAMAELPELKRRFQKGLPGGHDVYVKRGFPLPDGSKEFMWIHVASWYDDLVRGRLATHPRHRTDLHAGQTLQCAEDDVIDWLLIFPDGREMGGYTDQVPQTRKVPRPIPF
- a CDS encoding long-chain fatty acid--CoA ligase produces the protein MTRRRPWLSHYDPGVPADIHTPEGLLGDRVGEAARRWPDRVALTYYEYDLTYAELATQVNAFGRALVAKGLRPGERVMLALPNIPQAVIAFYGALEAGAVVALCDPLSPADDIAYKVRDCSPRFIVAIRPMLPALLEAGVPAAQVVVTRMRDYLPTMRGAFVSLFDRRGAMTAARAADLLWMRDLIEDAQSQATEVGRAEASSPPASPEAVAVLAYTSGTSMRPRAVMLTHRGVIANTEQTRLLLTDAEEGREVVLAAVPLSHSFGLSFMNLGLSLGARLLLVPRFKSSDVLSLIGRHRPTIFPGVPAMYVSLVNHPRVKTYALGSIRACVSGGTPLPVEVREAFERLTKGRVIEGYGLTEAGPVTHANPFNAPRPASIGVPLPSTDARVVDPSSGAEREVGEIGELEVRGPQLMAGYWNRDDETRQAFRDGWLRTGDLATMDADGYFQVLGRACDVIRIDGHDVYPRDVEEVLFEHPRIREAAVTGVFSDGGVVLRAHVVPRYGERLRATEVIEFCAGRLSPWKVPALVKIEKALPRTSAGKVQRRLL